The DNA region GTGGGAGTCGGCCGCAAGGACGTCCCGCCAACTGGTGACATCTGGACGCTCGCGCAGCAGCTTGCGACGTTCACGCTCGGTCATACCGCCCCAGACACCCCATTCGATGCGATTGTCAAGGGCTTCGGCAAGGCAGCGGGAACGTACCGCACAATCCGTGCAGATCCTGCGCGCGCGTCGCTGCTCCTTGCCGTCGGGGAACAATGCGTCTGCCATTCCGCGACAGTTCGCAAGAAGGGTCCAGTCATCAGCCTCGTTGCCTGTCACGATTCGTACAGTACGCTCACCTGGCAAGCCAGGACAAGCATCGTTTGCCAGGAGATTAAGGATGATCTTTACCGGTGCCTCGCGGTTCAGGTTTCTGGGATTGTCTCACCGGTGACGTACTCTGGTTGCCATGCCGTCCACGCACCACAGGCCCGCCTCGTCGAACCGTTCCAGGGCGAGGATTGACCGACTGGAAGCTCAGACCCAGAGTTCCAGTCGGTTCTCCGCGTTCCTCAAGTTCTGCCTGGCAAGCATCCTCGCCGGTCTGTTGACAGCAGGGTTCGTCGTCCCGTTCGCTGCCCTGGCGAGCACGACGGCACGGGTGAGCGCAGACTCCCTGCAACACCTGCCGGCCGAGTTCGGTTCCAACCCACAGCCCCAGCGCTCTCAGATCTTCATGGCCGACGGCAGCGTCATGGCGACGTTCTTCGACGAGAACCGCGAGTACGTGCCGCTGGACAAGATCTCACCGGTGATGCGACAGGCGCAGATCGCCATCGAGGACAACCGTTTCTACTCCCACGGTGCCATC from Cutibacterium granulosum includes:
- a CDS encoding WhiB family transcriptional regulator, whose translation is MTGNEADDWTLLANCRGMADALFPDGKEQRRARRICTDCAVRSRCLAEALDNRIEWGVWGGMTERERRKLLRERPDVTSWRDVLAADSHTTRSRTSTARQ